GCGCCGCCCGCGACGAGCGCATCGTAGCGCCGCCGATCGGCCGCCGCGAGATCGGACCGCGCCGCCGCCGAGCGGATCGAGGTTTGCGCGGCGACGATGTTGGCGGCCGCCAGTCGTTCCTCGGCGGACAACGCAACCAGTGCCGCGCGCGCTGCGGCAACGCCCGCCTGGGCATCGGCCAGCGTTCCTTCGGCGGCGGCCACTCTGGCGTCGAACTCTTCGGGATCGATCAGCGCGATCGGCTGGCCGGCGCGGACCAACTGGTTGTCGTGCACATAGACGGCCTCGATCAGCCCGCGGACCTTCGGCGCGACCGCGGTGGCGTCGGCGCCGACATAGGCATCGTCGGTGGTCTCGGCGGTCGCAGGCAGGCTGATCCAGACCGCTCCGGCAACCGCGACGGCGAGAGCGATGCCCGAGGCGAGCAGGGTCCGGCGCGAGGGTAGCGCGAACCGGCGCCGCGCTACTCGAACGTCATCCGCGGTGAGTGCCGCACTCGAGGTCATCGCATCCATGAGAAACTCCGCCTTGCAATTTCAATATTACGTACATAATATGATATTCGTAATATCGCAAGAGGTGAGCGAAGATGGCGGCGATCGAGATAGCGAAGGGAGGCGAACGACCGCTGCCGAACCCGGCTGCACTGCCCACGTCGCGCAAGTATCTGATCTTCGGCGTGCTCGCCTTCGGCCAGTTCATGGCCCTGCTCGACATCCAGATCGTCGCGGCCTCGCTCAACGATGTGCAGGCCGGCCTTTCCGCCGGGCCAGACGAAATCAGCTGGGTCCAGACCGCCTATCTGATGGCCGAGCTCGTCATGATCCCGTTCTCGGCCTTCCTCGCCCAGGCCATGTCGACGCGCTGGCTCTTCGCGCTGTCGGCGGGGCTTTTCACCCTGTCGAGCGTGGCCTGCGGGATGGCCTGGAACATCGAATCGATGATCATCTTCCGCGCCATCCAGGGCTTCGTTGGCGGCGCCATGGTGCCGAGCGTCTTTGCGGTCGGCTTCACCCTGTTCGAAGGCAAGCAGCGCGCGATGATCCCGGCGATCCTGGGTATCGTCTCTGTGCTCGCGCCGACCCTGGGGCCGACGGTTGGCGGCATCATCACCGATACAATCGACTGGCGCTGGATCTTCTTCATCAACGTGGTGCCAGGCGCTGCCGTCACCGTGCTGACGATCCTGGTCGTCGACGTCGACCGCGGCGACCGGGCGATGTTCGGCCGGATCGATTGGTCGCACCTCGCGGCGATGGCCTTGGCGCTGGCCTGCCTGCAATATGTCCTCGAGGAAGGTCCGCGGAAGGACTGGTTCGGCGATCCGCAGATCGTCATGGCGGCCTGGTTCTCGGTCGTCGCCTTCGCTCTGTTCATCGAGCGGTCGTTCTTCTCGCAGAACCCGATCGTCCGCCTCAGCCCCTTCCGCAATCCGACTTTCGCTTTCGCCTGCGTGTTCAACCTGGTGATCGGCTTCGGCATCTATGCCTCGACCTATCTGCTGCCGGTGTTCCTCGGCCGGGTGCGCGGGTTCAACAGCCTGGAGATCGGGACCACCGTGTTCGTGGTGGGCGGCGGACAGCTGATCAGCACGATCATCGCGGCGCGGCTCGCGAACACGGTCGACCGGCGGATCCTCATCGCGATCGGCCTGTCGGGCTTTGCCTTCAGCCTGTGGCTGACCGCGCACATCGGATCGAACTGGGGCTTCGGCGAACTGTTCGTGCCGCAGGCGGTGCGCGGCCTGTTCATCATGCTCTGCATCGTGCCCAGCGTGAACATGGCGCTGTCGGGCTTTGCCGGACAGGAGCTGCGCTACGCCTCGGGGCTGTTCAACCTGATGCGCAACCTTGGCGGGGCGATCGGCATCGCCACGGTCAATACCTGGCTGCAGGACAATGCCCGGATCGCGGCGCTGCGCTTCGGCGAGGGGCTGTCGGTCAACGGCCGCAATGCGCAGGACGCGACGGCCGAGCTCGCGCGCCGGTTCGCCGCGGTCACGCCCGATCCCGATCGCGCCATGGCCATGGCCCAGGCGACGCTCGGGCGTCTGGTCGGGCGCGAGGCGCTGACCCTGGCCTTCGACGACGTGTTCCTGGTGATGGCGGTCGTCTTCCTGGCCGCGCTGGTCATGGTCCCTTTCGCCAAATCCCCTCTGCCCGGCGACACGGTGCCGCCGGTCGACGCCCATTGAAGGATCTCGATGATGCGTAAGCTCGCCTTGCTCTTGGCCACGGTCAGCCTTGCCGGCTGCACGGTGGGACCCGACTACCACCGCCCGGCCGTGAGCCTGACGCCCGCCTTCATGGCCGCGCCGGCGATCGCGCGACAGGAAGCCGTCGACGCCGACTGGTGGCGCGGATTCGACGATCCGCTGCTCGCCGATTTCGTCGCGCGGGCTCTGGCCGGCAATCTCGACATCGCCCAGGCGCGCGCGCGGATCGACCAGTCGCGCGCCGCGGCCCGCGCGGCCGGGGCTGCGTTGTTGCCGGCCCTCGACGCGGCCGGCGGCGTGACCACGGCGAGCCAGTCGCTCGATACGCCGGTCGGCAAGATCGCCCAGGCCTTCGGCCAGCCGCGCGGCACGACGCAATATGCGGTCGGTGCTGAGGCCTCGTGGGAGCTGGACCTCTTCGGTGGCCTGCGCCGTGGCAGCGAAGCGGCACGCGCCGACCTTGCGGCTACCGAAGCCGGCGTCGGCGCGGTGCGCATCGCCATCGCGGCCGAGACTGCCGATGCCTACCTGACCTTGCGCGCGCTGCAGGCGCAGCTCGACGTCGCGCGCCGGCAGGAGGCGACGCAGGCGCGGCTCGTCGCGCTCGTCCAGCAGCGGGTGGATCAGGGCATCGCCCCCGACCGGGAGCTCAACCGCGCCACCGGCGCGCTCGAAGGCGTGCGCGCCTCGCTCGCGCCGCTGCGCGCGGGGATCGAGGCGCAGCTCAACCGGCTCGACGTGCTGGTCGGCCAGCAACCAGGCGCCAACCGCGACCTGCTCGCCGTCGAGCGTCCGATCCCCGCAGCGCCCATGCCCTCGGGCAGCGCCGAGCCGACCGATCTGCTACGCCGGCGCCCGGACGTGGTCGCGAGCGAAGCGCGGCTCGCCGCGGCCAATGCGCGCATCGGCGTCGCGGTCTCGGAATACTATCCTCACCTTTCGCTGTCCGGCCTGCTCGGCGTCGCCAGTCTCGGCACCAGCAGCCTGTTCACCGGCGGCGCGGTCCAGGCTTCGGCAGGAGCCGGTCTTCGCTGGCGTCTGTTCGATTTCGGCCGGGTCGATGCCGAGGTGGCGCAGGCGAAGGGCGCACAGGCAGAGGCGCTGGCGGCCTGGCGCGGCTCGATCCTTCTGGCTGCCGAGGACGTCGAGACGGCTTTGGCGCGCCTCGCCGAAGCCCGGAAGGAACGCGACGCGCTCGAACGGCAGGTAGCGGCGCTCACCGCGGCGCGGGGGCAGGCCGACCAGGCCTATCAAGGCGGCGTCGTCTCTTTGATCGAAGTGCTCGATGCCGATCGCGAACTGCTGGCGGCGTCGAACCGCCTAGCCACGGTCCAGGCCGACGAATCCCGCTCGGCGGTCGCCGTCTACCGCGCACTCGGGGGCGGCTGGCAGCCCGAAACCAAGGCACTCGCTTTTGGCGGGCAGGAGGGCGATAGGAGATGACCATGGACGTCCCAGCTTCGCAGCCCGATCGCCGGCAGGAAAAGAAGGCCAAGAGCCGCGAGCGCATCCTGCACGAGGCTGCTGCCGCCATCCGCGAGAAAGGCGCCGAACGCATCAGCGTCCAGGCGGTCATGGCGCGCGCGGGCATGACGGTGGGCGGTTTCTATGCCCATTTCGCCTCGAAGGATGATCTGATCGCCCAGGCCATTACCCTCATGTTCGACGAGCGTTACGCGCGCTTGCTCTCGGCCACGGACGAAACGCCCGAAGAGACGCTCGGTCGATTCATCGATAGCTACCTGAGCCAGCGACACCGCGACGCGGCGGACAAAGGCTGTCCGATCCCGCCGCTCGCCGGAGAGATCGGCCGTCTCGCCGCGCCCGCGCGTGCCGCCTTTCTCGACGGGATGGAGCGCCTGAACCGGGTACTAGAAACGCTGCTAACGCAAATGGGGCGCTCGGAACCGGCTGCGCTGGCCAGTTCGGTTCTCGCGGAACTGGCCGGGGCGATCAGTCTGGCCCGCGTCCAGCCTGACGAGCAGAAAGCCGCGGCAATGTTGGCGGCGTCGCGCTCGCGGGTTCGCGACAGGCTGGAGCTGCGCTAGTTCAGATCCTTCTTGAGCGCGGCCAGCGCCGCGAAGGGGCTGGTGCTCTCGTCGTTGAGCAGTTTCCGCGCCGCCTCGGCATCGGGGCCGGTCAGGAACGGATCGATCGCCAGCGCGACGCTCTGCGCCACGGCTTCCCCGAGATCGACCGTGGTGCCGCTGAACTCGATCTCGTCTAGCTCGTCGGCATCGAGTTCGACTTCCTCGTCGGGCCGGTGCGCGTCCGTTTCGGGAACGAAGCGGAAGGCCAGCGGCTCGCGAATCTGCACGGGCAGGTCCTCGGCCGACACGGCACAGCTCTGGACGATGTCGGCGCTGAGCGTGCCCGTGCCGTTCAGCGCTTCGCCGGCGCGTTCGAGCACGACTTCGGCTTCGAGCCGGTCGATCCGCACGATGCCGAAGCGCTTTGACAGGGCCGCGCGCTCGGCCTCGTCGGCGACGAGCTGCACTGCGCGGTGATCGAGCTGGCGGATGTCGAAGGGGCGGGAGAACTCGGGCGTCATCGTTCGATCCGGGCTGCCATGAGATCGTCGGCGGACAGCGCGTTCAGCGTGCCCGCGAGCTTGCGCACCGCCGGCACCAGTTTCGCGGCCTCACCGCCTTCGACCAGCGTGACGTTGCGCGCGATCACTTCGGCCAGCGCCGGGTCGTCTTGCGGTAGCGCCTCACGCAACACGCCGAGCCGGCCGCCGAGAGTGCCCATGAGCTTGCCGACATGCTTGCCGACGACGAGATCGCCGAGCCCGGTCTGGCGCAGCTGGCCGTCCATGTCGTCGATGAAGAGCTCGGTCAGCCGCACCGATGGCTCGATCAGCGCCTCGTCCTGCTCCATGCGCAGCAGTACCAGTGCCAGGACCAGCGTGATCGCATCGAACCGGCCGGGCACGGTATCTGCCACGTCGTATTCGGCGTACCAGGCTTTCTCGCGCGCGATCTCGACCACGCGATGCCAGAGCGGGCGGACCGGGGCGAGGGCGTCTTCGCGGTTTCCGAAGAGGCGGGACAGGAAGCTCAAGGATCGTGCTCTTTCGTTCAGCGGCAATTCAATAGCCTGTGGCCAACGCGGTTGCGATAGAGGGCGCGGCGGCTTAAGGCTGCGCCGATACACGGCGCGGCTTGCATATGGCAATGCCAGGGAGCGGGCGCCAGACTTCGGAGTTTCTGAATGCGCGTGAAGGGTCGGATTGTTCTTGGCATGGCAGCGACGCTGGTCCTGGCCGGTGGCTGCACCTCGATCCGCGATCACCGCGGCTATCTGATCGACACGGCGCTGGTCGACTCGGTCCAACCGCAGGTCGATAACCGCACCTCGGTCGAGCGTACGCTGGGCCGGCCGACCTGGGTCAGCCAGTTCGGCGAGAAGGACTGGTATTACGTTTCGGTCGATACCAAGCAGGCTGCCTTCAAGCGTCCCAAGACCTATCAGCAGACGGTGTTGCGCGTGCGCTTCGATCAGGCCGGCAATGTCGCCGCGATCGACCGTGCCGGCATGGAGAAGGTCGCGCGGCTCAGCCCCGACGGCAAGACCACGCCGACGCTCGGCCGCGACCGCTCGTTCCTCGAAGACCTGTTCGGCAATATCGGCGCAGTCGGCGTGCCGGGTGCCGGTGGCGGCGCCGGTCCTGGCCCTGGCGGCGGCCCGAACGGGAGCTAGTTCCCCCTACTCTTGAAGCGCTTACCGGCATGCCCATATGGCGCACTATGGAACACAGCGGGGCGAGCCACGGCCTGATTCAGTGGCACGGTACGACAATCATTGGCGTCAAGAAGGGGGCAAGACCGTCATCGCAGGTGACGGCCAGGTCTCAATGGGCAACACGGTCATGAAGCCGAATGCCCGCAAAGTGCGCCGCATCGGTGCTGACGGCAGCGTCATCGCCGGCTTCGCGGGCGCGACCGCCGACGCCTTCACCCTCTTCGAACGGCTGGAGCGCAAGCTCGAGCAGCACCGCGGGCAGCTGATGCGCGCGGCGGTCGAGCTCGCCAAGGACTGGCGTACGGACAAGTACTTGCGCAACCTCGAGGCGCTGATGATCGTCGCCGACAAGGAGACGATGCTCGTGCTGACCGGCAACGGTGACGTGCTCGAACCCGAAGGCGGGATCACCGCGATTGGCTCGGGCGGCAACTACGCCCTGTCCGCAGCGCGCGCGCTCGATGACTACGAGGACGACGCCGAGAAAATCGCGCGCCGCGCCATGGCTGTCGCCGCCGAAGTCTGCGTCTTCACCAACGACCGCGTGACAGTCGAGACCATCCAAAGCTGATTCTGGCGAATCCTAATTTTCAGGACACCCCATTGAACGACAATCTCACTCCCAAGGCGATCGTCGCCGCGCTCGACGAGCACATCATCGGCCAGACCGACGCTAAGCGCGCGGTCGCGGTGGCGCTGCGCAACCGCTGGCGCCGCCAGCGGCTCGGCGCCGAGTTGCGCGATGAAGTCACCCCCAAGAACATCCTGATGATCGGGCCGACGGGCTGCGGCAAGACTGAGATCAGCCGTCGCCTGGCCAAGCTGGCCGACGCGCCTTTCGTCAAGGTCGAGGCGACCAAGTTCACCGAAGTCGGCTATGTCGGCCGTGACGTCGAGCAGATCGCCCGCGACCTCGTCGAAGAAGCGATCCGGCTCGAGAAGGATCGCCGGCGCGAGGCCGTGCGCGAAGCCGCCTCCAAGGCGGCGATGGAGCGGCTGCTCAATGCCCTGGTGGGCGAGGGTGCTTCCGAAGCGACCCGCGCCTCCTTCCGCCAGCGCATTACCGAGAACGCGATGAACGAGACCGAGGTCGAGATCGATGTCGAGGATGTGCCCAACATGCCGATGGAGATCCCCGGCATGGGCGGCTCGGTCGGCATGATCAACCTGTCCGACATGATGGGCAAGGCCTTCGGCAAGCAGAACATGAAGCGCCGCAAGCTCAAGGTGCCTGAGGCCTGGGACAAGCTGGTCGACGAGGAAGCCGAGAAGCGCATGGACCAAGACGACGTCGCCCGCGTCGCGCTGGCCAATGCCGAGCACAACGGCATCGTCTTCCTCGACGAGATCGACAAGATCGCGGTCTCCGACGTGCGCGGCGGCTCGGTCAGCCGTGAGGGCGTGCAGCGCGACCTGCTGCCGCTGATCGAGGGCACGACCGTGGCGACCAAGTACGGGCCGATGAAGACCGACCATGTCCTGTTCATCGCCTCGGGCGCGTTCCACGTGGCCAAGCCTAGCGACATGCTGCCCGAATTGCAGGGCCGCCTGCCGATCCGGGTGGAGCTGAAGGCGCTGACCGAGGAGGATTTCGTCCGCATCCTGTCGGAGACCCGCGCGAACCTAGTGGCGCAGTACAAGGCGCTGCTGGCGACCGAGCAAGTGACGCTGAACTTCACGCCCGACGCCAACCGCGAGATCGCCAGGATCGCGGCGCAGGTCAACGAAAGTGTCGAGAACATCGGCGCCCGGCGCCTGCAGACGGTGATGGAAAAGCTGCTCGAGGAAATCAGCTTCGAGGCAGAGGACCGCATTGGCGAGACCGTGACGATCGACGCCGCTTACGTGCGCGACAAGCTCGCCGGATTGGCGAGCGATAGCGACCTGTCTAAGTATATCCTCTGACGATGTCGGGACCGGTCCGTTCCGGCCAGGCCATGGTCGCCGGAATGGATCCGGTCCTCGACGACATCGACTACCTATTCTGTTCAGGGCTTTCAGACGAGCAGGTGGCAAAAGCCCGTGATGCAGCGCTTGGCTGGTTCGCCGAGGACGAGGGCGTTTCGTTCATTCTCCAGGCTGGTCGTGCCGGGACTCTCGGTTTCGCGACAGAACCGCTCATGCGCCGCATCGTGCTGACCGTGCACTCCGCGCTTGATGGCGTGGGGCTTACCGCTGCCGTCGCGAGCGCACTCGCCGATGCGGGTATCGCCTGCAACATGGTCGCGGCCTATCATCATGACCATGTCTTCGTGCCCGCGGTCGATGCCGATAGGGCATTGGCTATATTGCAGCAGTTGCAAACAAAAGCTGCGAACTGAGCGGCCTACCTAGCCCGACGTCCGACGGGAAGCGCGATGCCACCCGAAATGCTGCAATGGGTGGGCGAGCATGCCGGCGAAGGTCCTCGGCGGCGGCAAGTCGTCGATGCCGGTTGCCGGCCATTCACTCGGTGCGGGATCGTGCAGGGTTCCGAACAACCGGTCCCAAAACGAAAACAGGAAGCCGAAATTCTTGTCAAAGTGGACGGCTTCTACCGAGTGGTGGATTCGATGGAATCGGCTATCGACCAAGATCGCCCGCAGCGGCCCCATATGGAGACGGGTCGGCGCATGGATGACGACGCTCTGCAAGCCGATGATCGCGCCGGCCACCAGCACAACCTCGCGCGGCACGTGGATCAGGCTGAGCGGGATGACCACGCAAAACGCCTCGACCAGTCCTTCCACCGGATGGGCGAAGGAATTGGCCGAGTGCAACTCGCGGATCGAGTGGTGCACGGCGTGGAACGGCCAGCATATCTTGTGCTCGATCCGGTGCCCCAGATAGCGCAGCCCGTCGACCAGCAACAGCATCGCAGCCACGCCGGCCAGGAAGCCGAGCGGGGTCAGGTCGAAAACGGGCTCCATCCCGAGCCTCCGCCAAAGGCTGGTGATAGGATATGCAGCCAGCATGAACAGGCCTGGCTGGATGAAAAGCCAGAGCCCGCCCGGCCATCGCGACCCGAGCGAATAGCGCTGCCGTGGTGCGGTGAGTTCCATAGCGATACCGATGATGAGGAACGCAAGTATCGGTGCGCAGGACAGCAGCAAGGTGAGCGGATACGACAGCATAAGAGCGTGCTATCCCTGCCGTAGCCGGCAATGCAACCTCATTTCCTCGGCTCCGCGTGCTTGGAGAGCCGGATCACTTGGGCTAGGCAACCGCGCATGTCCATTCCCCCCGACGAAAAGCCGATCTACCGCCTCCTCACCGGCAAGGACGACCGCGCCTTCTGCGACCGCGTCTC
The window above is part of the Novosphingobium sp. G106 genome. Proteins encoded here:
- a CDS encoding ubiquinol-cytochrome C chaperone family protein, with the protein product MSFLSRLFGNREDALAPVRPLWHRVVEIAREKAWYAEYDVADTVPGRFDAITLVLALVLLRMEQDEALIEPSVRLTELFIDDMDGQLRQTGLGDLVVGKHVGKLMGTLGGRLGVLREALPQDDPALAEVIARNVTLVEGGEAAKLVPAVRKLAGTLNALSADDLMAARIER
- a CDS encoding outer membrane protein assembly factor BamE; its protein translation is MRVKGRIVLGMAATLVLAGGCTSIRDHRGYLIDTALVDSVQPQVDNRTSVERTLGRPTWVSQFGEKDWYYVSVDTKQAAFKRPKTYQQTVLRVRFDQAGNVAAIDRAGMEKVARLSPDGKTTPTLGRDRSFLEDLFGNIGAVGVPGAGGGAGPGPGGGPNGS
- the hslU gene encoding ATP-dependent protease ATPase subunit HslU, which codes for MNDNLTPKAIVAALDEHIIGQTDAKRAVAVALRNRWRRQRLGAELRDEVTPKNILMIGPTGCGKTEISRRLAKLADAPFVKVEATKFTEVGYVGRDVEQIARDLVEEAIRLEKDRRREAVREAASKAAMERLLNALVGEGASEATRASFRQRITENAMNETEVEIDVEDVPNMPMEIPGMGGSVGMINLSDMMGKAFGKQNMKRRKLKVPEAWDKLVDEEAEKRMDQDDVARVALANAEHNGIVFLDEIDKIAVSDVRGGSVSREGVQRDLLPLIEGTTVATKYGPMKTDHVLFIASGAFHVAKPSDMLPELQGRLPIRVELKALTEEDFVRILSETRANLVAQYKALLATEQVTLNFTPDANREIARIAAQVNESVENIGARRLQTVMEKLLEEISFEAEDRIGETVTIDAAYVRDKLAGLASDSDLSKYIL
- a CDS encoding TetR/AcrR family transcriptional regulator, with product MDVPASQPDRRQEKKAKSRERILHEAAAAIREKGAERISVQAVMARAGMTVGGFYAHFASKDDLIAQAITLMFDERYARLLSATDETPEETLGRFIDSYLSQRHRDAADKGCPIPPLAGEIGRLAAPARAAFLDGMERLNRVLETLLTQMGRSEPAALASSVLAELAGAISLARVQPDEQKAAAMLAASRSRVRDRLELR
- a CDS encoding DUF177 domain-containing protein — encoded protein: MTPEFSRPFDIRQLDHRAVQLVADEAERAALSKRFGIVRIDRLEAEVVLERAGEALNGTGTLSADIVQSCAVSAEDLPVQIREPLAFRFVPETDAHRPDEEVELDADELDEIEFSGTTVDLGEAVAQSVALAIDPFLTGPDAEAARKLLNDESTSPFAALAALKKDLN
- a CDS encoding DHA2 family efflux MFS transporter permease subunit, which gives rise to MAAIEIAKGGERPLPNPAALPTSRKYLIFGVLAFGQFMALLDIQIVAASLNDVQAGLSAGPDEISWVQTAYLMAELVMIPFSAFLAQAMSTRWLFALSAGLFTLSSVACGMAWNIESMIIFRAIQGFVGGAMVPSVFAVGFTLFEGKQRAMIPAILGIVSVLAPTLGPTVGGIITDTIDWRWIFFINVVPGAAVTVLTILVVDVDRGDRAMFGRIDWSHLAAMALALACLQYVLEEGPRKDWFGDPQIVMAAWFSVVAFALFIERSFFSQNPIVRLSPFRNPTFAFACVFNLVIGFGIYASTYLLPVFLGRVRGFNSLEIGTTVFVVGGGQLISTIIAARLANTVDRRILIAIGLSGFAFSLWLTAHIGSNWGFGELFVPQAVRGLFIMLCIVPSVNMALSGFAGQELRYASGLFNLMRNLGGAIGIATVNTWLQDNARIAALRFGEGLSVNGRNAQDATAELARRFAAVTPDPDRAMAMAQATLGRLVGREALTLAFDDVFLVMAVVFLAALVMVPFAKSPLPGDTVPPVDAH
- a CDS encoding ACT domain-containing protein — translated: MSGPVRSGQAMVAGMDPVLDDIDYLFCSGLSDEQVAKARDAALGWFAEDEGVSFILQAGRAGTLGFATEPLMRRIVLTVHSALDGVGLTAAVASALADAGIACNMVAAYHHDHVFVPAVDADRALAILQQLQTKAAN
- a CDS encoding sterol desaturase family protein; the encoded protein is MLSYPLTLLLSCAPILAFLIIGIAMELTAPRQRYSLGSRWPGGLWLFIQPGLFMLAAYPITSLWRRLGMEPVFDLTPLGFLAGVAAMLLLVDGLRYLGHRIEHKICWPFHAVHHSIRELHSANSFAHPVEGLVEAFCVVIPLSLIHVPREVVLVAGAIIGLQSVVIHAPTRLHMGPLRAILVDSRFHRIHHSVEAVHFDKNFGFLFSFWDRLFGTLHDPAPSEWPATGIDDLPPPRTFAGMLAHPLQHFGWHRASRRTSG
- a CDS encoding efflux transporter outer membrane subunit, translating into MRKLALLLATVSLAGCTVGPDYHRPAVSLTPAFMAAPAIARQEAVDADWWRGFDDPLLADFVARALAGNLDIAQARARIDQSRAAARAAGAALLPALDAAGGVTTASQSLDTPVGKIAQAFGQPRGTTQYAVGAEASWELDLFGGLRRGSEAARADLAATEAGVGAVRIAIAAETADAYLTLRALQAQLDVARRQEATQARLVALVQQRVDQGIAPDRELNRATGALEGVRASLAPLRAGIEAQLNRLDVLVGQQPGANRDLLAVERPIPAAPMPSGSAEPTDLLRRRPDVVASEARLAAANARIGVAVSEYYPHLSLSGLLGVASLGTSSLFTGGAVQASAGAGLRWRLFDFGRVDAEVAQAKGAQAEALAAWRGSILLAAEDVETALARLAEARKERDALERQVAALTAARGQADQAYQGGVVSLIEVLDADRELLAASNRLATVQADESRSAVAVYRALGGGWQPETKALAFGGQEGDRR